In Thermosphaera sp., a genomic segment contains:
- a CDS encoding signal peptidase I produces MKRINYSRLKPYVSLLELIIALVLVIIIANPLILSTITGSQAPLAVVKGESMLPVLREGDIVFTYRPSPSEINIGDVIVFRASSNKLIIHRVVDVKIIGGNYYYVTKGDNNYGPDIIYFDLVGNQPLGVSYNRVVGKVLSLNDMVVKIPYLGYISLWFQEIRSSLI; encoded by the coding sequence ATGAAAAGGATTAATTATTCCAGGTTAAAGCCGTACGTGTCATTATTGGAGCTTATCATAGCACTAGTACTAGTAATTATCATTGCAAACCCTTTAATCCTTTCAACCATAACAGGCTCTCAAGCCCCCTTAGCCGTTGTGAAGGGCGAAAGCATGTTACCAGTCCTCAGAGAAGGCGATATCGTATTCACGTACAGACCATCCCCCTCTGAGATTAATATTGGAGACGTCATCGTTTTCAGAGCTTCCTCTAACAAGCTAATCATACATAGAGTTGTCGACGTGAAGATTATTGGAGGCAATTACTACTACGTCACAAAAGGAGACAACAATTACGGTCCCGACATTATCTATTTCGATCTCGTTGGAAACCAACCGCTCGGGGTTAGCTATAATAGAGTTGTCGGAAAGGTTCTCAGCTTGAATGACATGGTTGTGAAAATACCATATCTAGGTTACATATCTCTATGGTTCCAGGAGATTCGTTCCTCATTAATATGA
- a CDS encoding metallophosphoesterase family protein, translating into MKKLEEIVKEVLAISADYRELSELIEESIDVLWKSSGNFVFHEPGVVEIKRGVNLHIIGDLHGDIHSLLNILEKKYEFLKEDSHVFVFLGDYVDRGDYQVETLAAILYLKTKYEDKFILLRGNHEPPAWLIPHPHDFPSILAAKYGDKGGELYSLFQKLFEKLPLVAYVQGELLMLHGGPPVKVLETDSFRDAFSLDSKVFHPKIIEEVLWNDPIDLNVDFLESPRGAGRLYGKKVTARALNLIRGKYIVRSHEVAYGYNTSHEGLVITVFDAAIPYGLDVIGVVEYVYNPQEDNYKLDLAKIRVEY; encoded by the coding sequence ATGAAGAAGTTAGAGGAGATTGTTAAAGAAGTACTGGCTATATCCGCAGATTACCGGGAACTATCAGAACTGATAGAAGAGTCCATCGACGTCCTCTGGAAGAGTTCTGGGAACTTCGTTTTTCACGAGCCCGGTGTGGTCGAAATCAAAAGAGGTGTTAACTTACACATTATTGGAGACTTACATGGAGATATTCACTCACTACTCAATATTTTAGAGAAAAAGTATGAATTCTTGAAGGAAGATTCTCATGTATTCGTCTTTCTCGGAGATTATGTTGATAGAGGGGACTACCAGGTCGAGACCCTTGCGGCCATCCTTTACCTAAAAACTAAATACGAGGATAAATTTATCCTCCTGAGAGGGAATCATGAACCGCCTGCTTGGCTCATACCTCATCCTCACGATTTTCCATCCATCTTGGCAGCCAAATATGGAGATAAGGGTGGCGAGTTGTATAGCTTGTTTCAGAAGCTTTTCGAAAAACTCCCTCTGGTCGCCTACGTTCAAGGAGAGTTGTTAATGCTCCATGGAGGACCTCCCGTTAAGGTCTTGGAAACAGATAGTTTTCGCGACGCCTTCTCTTTGGACTCTAAGGTATTTCACCCTAAGATAATCGAGGAAGTCCTGTGGAACGATCCTATAGATCTAAACGTGGATTTTCTGGAATCTCCACGCGGGGCTGGAAGATTGTATGGCAAAAAAGTAACCGCCCGCGCTCTAAATCTGATAAGAGGTAAGTATATTGTGAGAAGTCATGAGGTAGCCTATGGATATAATACTTCACACGAAGGATTAGTTATAACGGTTTTCGACGCGGCCATCCCGTATGGACTAGACGTTATTGGGGTAGTTGAATACGTTTACAATCCACAAGAGGATAACTACAAGTTAGATCTCGCTAAAATTCGCGTCGAGTATTGA
- a CDS encoding thioredoxin — protein sequence MYELTSREELERALMSNDLVIIEYYLPDDDESFILSEVIRELEKTIDPNILVCRVDATRQDILGEKLSQTPIVRVYYKGSIVFEQKGVFKDKELNLQVLRRGIRSTLNSKGIRARI from the coding sequence ATGTACGAGCTAACCAGTAGAGAAGAGTTAGAAAGAGCCTTGATGTCTAATGATCTAGTTATAATAGAATACTACCTTCCAGACGATGATGAGAGCTTTATTCTTTCCGAAGTAATAAGGGAGCTCGAGAAAACAATAGATCCGAACATTCTCGTTTGCAGAGTGGATGCTACGAGGCAGGACATCTTGGGTGAAAAACTATCGCAAACCCCTATTGTTCGAGTTTACTATAAAGGGTCTATAGTGTTTGAGCAAAAAGGGGTTTTCAAAGACAAGGAGTTGAATCTTCAAGTTTTAAGACGGGGCATACGTTCAACGCTCAACTCTAAAGGAATACGTGCTCGAATATGA
- a CDS encoding chromatin protein Cren7, whose amino-acid sequence MSDPGRNNNLKCPRCGSTNINVVKSWQLVAPIPDARGRITITVMGVVQCGNCGYKWKTTISKLKVGGSSLEIEGGRSKKVLEGEPEERETKEIVLDISDILNEKD is encoded by the coding sequence GTGAGTGATCCCGGGAGAAACAACAATCTAAAATGCCCTAGGTGCGGGTCAACCAATATAAACGTGGTGAAATCGTGGCAACTAGTAGCCCCTATTCCAGATGCGCGGGGGAGAATCACTATCACGGTAATGGGCGTTGTACAGTGTGGAAATTGTGGATATAAGTGGAAAACAACCATTAGTAAGTTGAAGGTTGGCGGTAGTTCCCTCGAAATCGAAGGAGGTAGAAGCAAGAAAGTTCTGGAAGGCGAGCCGGAGGAGAGAGAGACAAAGGAGATCGTGCTTGATATATCAGACATTCTTAATGAAAAGGATTAA
- the eno gene encoding phosphopyruvate hydratase — MYITTHIYDESFAIKDVKARLILDSRGNPTIQVKTITEGLGVGIANAPSGASTGVHEAVELRDGGKEYKGKGVYKAVENVNKILSPALIGLDSRRQNVIDRKMIEIDGTPNKGRIGGNAIVATSLSVAKAAASTMGLPLYAYLGGYVADTLPVPMLNIINGGVHAGNKLDFQEFMIVPAGFSSLKEAIRAAVEVYFDLKKILKEKYGPQAVNVGDEGGYAPPLEKVRDALDLIMEAIKTAGYDPWSQIALALDVASSQFYREDKGVYILEGSEFSRDQLIEFYEKLISEYPIVSIEDPLHEEDFEGFKEITARFGSKILVVGDDLFTTNPTRFRKGVESKAGNAILVKVNQVGTLSETLEVVKMAQANGYRAIISHRSGETEDTSIADISVGLCTGLIKTGAPARGERTAKYNRLLEIEEELDNPRYPGFSVFLRKP, encoded by the coding sequence TTGTACATTACCACACATATATATGATGAATCTTTCGCTATTAAAGACGTTAAGGCAAGACTCATTCTCGATAGTCGGGGCAACCCCACTATCCAGGTTAAAACAATCACTGAAGGACTGGGCGTCGGCATCGCCAACGCTCCAAGTGGTGCTTCGACGGGCGTCCACGAGGCCGTTGAACTACGCGATGGTGGAAAAGAGTACAAGGGAAAAGGAGTTTACAAGGCTGTTGAAAACGTTAACAAAATACTTTCACCTGCTCTGATCGGATTGGACTCTCGCAGGCAAAACGTTATCGACAGGAAGATGATAGAGATCGATGGTACTCCCAATAAGGGACGAATAGGGGGAAACGCTATTGTGGCTACTAGCCTCTCAGTAGCGAAAGCGGCTGCATCTACCATGGGTCTCCCGCTCTATGCCTATCTAGGAGGTTATGTAGCGGATACACTACCGGTTCCAATGCTAAACATAATTAACGGAGGAGTTCATGCTGGAAACAAGCTGGATTTCCAAGAGTTCATGATAGTTCCCGCTGGCTTCAGCTCGTTGAAGGAGGCTATAAGAGCGGCAGTTGAGGTGTATTTTGATTTAAAAAAGATTTTAAAGGAAAAATATGGTCCCCAAGCAGTAAACGTTGGTGATGAGGGGGGATACGCTCCTCCTCTGGAGAAGGTGAGAGACGCGCTTGATCTTATAATGGAGGCTATAAAGACGGCGGGATACGATCCGTGGTCTCAAATAGCGTTGGCACTGGATGTTGCAAGCAGCCAGTTTTACAGGGAGGATAAAGGAGTCTACATTCTAGAAGGTTCCGAGTTCAGTAGGGATCAGTTAATAGAATTCTACGAAAAGCTAATAAGCGAATACCCGATAGTCAGCATAGAGGATCCGCTACATGAGGAGGATTTCGAGGGATTTAAAGAAATCACTGCCAGGTTTGGGAGTAAAATACTTGTTGTTGGAGACGACCTGTTCACTACGAATCCAACAAGGTTTAGGAAGGGTGTGGAGTCAAAGGCGGGAAATGCTATATTAGTTAAGGTCAACCAGGTTGGAACACTTAGCGAAACTCTCGAGGTTGTCAAAATGGCGCAAGCAAATGGATACAGGGCAATAATAAGTCATAGAAGCGGTGAGACCGAGGATACTTCAATAGCTGACATATCCGTTGGACTGTGCACAGGCTTAATAAAGACTGGTGCACCAGCAAGAGGTGAAAGAACTGCTAAGTATAATCGTTTACTTGAGATAGAAGAGGAGCTTGATAATCCAAGATACCCTGGATTCAGCGTCTTTCTAAGGAAACCCTAG
- a CDS encoding CdvA-like protein, which yields MIGVKVENIDEYLGKPVNDPYGRRVGYLISFYSDSDGNITSLEVSIGDFEFKQFPIDRFKFENGNIVLLSEWEYNALVTENRLERLKKRIAALEELNSRKEVPKHAYEEYRKRLDETLIKIKEESKAVKEMLRKRLHEIEDIMVELEKCMTNLKVSYIGGEIPEKSYKLAADLVRKNMDVILLEKESVKKHLDRIEALENLPVDVIVKKEGSVAIQQDTQQPMQVVVLEG from the coding sequence ATGATAGGCGTGAAGGTTGAAAACATAGATGAATACTTGGGCAAACCAGTTAACGATCCATATGGCCGACGAGTAGGGTATTTAATAAGCTTCTATAGCGACTCTGATGGTAACATTACTTCGTTAGAGGTTAGCATTGGAGATTTTGAATTCAAACAGTTTCCAATAGATAGATTCAAGTTTGAGAATGGCAACATAGTGTTGCTATCAGAGTGGGAGTACAACGCTCTTGTAACTGAGAATAGGTTGGAGAGGTTAAAGAAAAGGATTGCTGCCCTTGAAGAATTGAATTCGCGTAAGGAAGTACCAAAGCATGCCTATGAGGAGTATAGGAAACGACTTGATGAAACACTTATTAAAATAAAGGAGGAGTCAAAAGCTGTTAAGGAAATGTTGAGAAAGAGATTGCATGAGATAGAGGATATAATGGTTGAGCTCGAGAAATGCATGACCAACTTGAAAGTCAGTTATATTGGTGGGGAAATCCCAGAGAAATCTTATAAACTGGCTGCAGACCTTGTCAGGAAAAACATGGACGTGATCTTATTGGAGAAAGAGAGCGTGAAAAAACACCTGGATCGAATAGAAGCTTTGGAGAACCTGCCAGTTGATGTTATTGTAAAGAAAGAAGGTTCGGTCGCTATACAGCAGGACACTCAGCAACCAATGCAGGTTGTTGTTTTAGAGGGTTAG
- the thsA gene encoding thermosome subunit alpha encodes MAMYGIPVLVLKEGTRRTIGREALRGNIAAARALAEVLRTSLGPRGLDKMLVDSFGDVTVTNDGATIVKEMEVQHPAAKLLVEVAKAQDAEVGDGTTSAVVLAGAFLTKAEELLDQNIHPSIIIEGYTKALRESLRFLSEIAYKVEPTDREALKKVVMTTISSKYIGGNVISNKLADMTIEAALTVAESKENGTYDFKTDDVKIEKKKGGNVIDTQLIKGIVIDKEVVHPGMPRRVENAKIALLDAALEVEKPEITAKINISSPELIKAFLDEEANLLKEMVEKIAASGANVVICQKGIDEVAQHFLAKKGIMAVRRVKRSDLEKLERASGGKIVSSVRDLKPEDLGYAALVEERRIGNDKMVFIEGCKNPKAVTILIRGANDMVMDEIERSLKDALNVLRNVMRVPKIVPGGGAVEIELAMRLREFAAKVGGKEQLAIEAFASAIEEIPLILAESSGKDPLETLMKLRQLHSEGKKYAGIDVVTGEVRENMIEVNVIEPLLVKESMIKTAAEAAITIMKIDDIIAASPVKKEEKGKKEGGEMPSPGSFE; translated from the coding sequence ATGGCGATGTATGGAATACCTGTACTTGTATTGAAAGAGGGAACTAGAAGAACGATAGGTAGAGAGGCATTAAGAGGAAATATTGCAGCCGCTAGGGCACTCGCCGAGGTTTTAAGAACCAGCCTTGGTCCACGCGGATTAGATAAAATGCTGGTCGATAGTTTTGGAGATGTTACAGTTACTAATGATGGAGCCACCATTGTCAAAGAAATGGAGGTTCAACACCCTGCAGCTAAACTCCTTGTAGAGGTTGCGAAGGCTCAGGACGCCGAGGTCGGAGATGGGACAACCAGCGCTGTAGTCTTAGCTGGAGCCTTCTTGACGAAGGCTGAGGAGCTTCTCGATCAGAACATTCATCCAAGCATAATAATTGAAGGATACACCAAGGCGTTAAGAGAATCCCTCAGGTTCTTAAGTGAGATAGCATACAAGGTTGAGCCAACCGATAGAGAAGCTTTGAAAAAAGTTGTCATGACCACGATCTCAAGCAAGTATATTGGAGGAAATGTGATTTCAAACAAGCTTGCCGACATGACTATCGAAGCGGCTCTAACAGTGGCCGAGTCAAAGGAAAACGGAACTTACGACTTTAAGACGGATGATGTGAAAATTGAGAAGAAGAAGGGAGGAAACGTTATCGACACTCAACTGATAAAAGGCATTGTAATCGATAAGGAAGTAGTCCACCCCGGCATGCCCAGGAGAGTTGAGAATGCTAAAATAGCCCTGCTAGACGCAGCCCTAGAGGTGGAGAAACCAGAGATAACAGCGAAAATAAACATCTCTAGCCCTGAATTAATCAAAGCATTCCTTGATGAAGAAGCAAATCTATTAAAAGAAATGGTTGAGAAGATTGCTGCTTCAGGGGCAAACGTCGTCATATGTCAGAAAGGTATTGACGAAGTGGCTCAACACTTCCTCGCTAAGAAGGGCATCATGGCTGTGAGAAGAGTGAAAAGGAGCGATCTAGAGAAGCTTGAAAGAGCCTCTGGCGGTAAAATAGTGAGCAGTGTCAGAGATTTGAAGCCGGAAGACCTCGGATATGCCGCGCTCGTCGAGGAGAGAAGGATAGGTAATGATAAGATGGTGTTCATAGAGGGGTGCAAGAACCCGAAGGCTGTCACTATCTTGATAAGAGGAGCGAACGATATGGTCATGGATGAGATTGAGAGAAGTCTAAAGGACGCGTTAAACGTACTGAGAAACGTTATGAGGGTTCCTAAGATAGTTCCAGGCGGCGGTGCCGTAGAAATCGAGCTTGCCATGAGGCTAAGAGAGTTTGCTGCTAAGGTGGGTGGTAAGGAGCAGCTGGCTATCGAAGCCTTTGCATCAGCTATCGAGGAGATCCCGCTGATTCTTGCAGAATCTAGTGGCAAGGACCCGTTGGAGACACTGATGAAACTCAGGCAACTTCACAGCGAAGGAAAGAAGTATGCTGGAATAGATGTGGTCACCGGAGAGGTTAGGGAGAACATGATTGAGGTTAACGTTATTGAACCATTGCTGGTCAAGGAGTCGATGATAAAGACGGCCGCGGAAGCAGCCATAACCATCATGAAGATAGACGACATAATTGCCGCCAGCCCAGTAAAGAAGGAAGAGAAGGGTAAGAAGGAAGGCGGAGAAATGCCCTCGCCCGGGAGTTTCGAGTAA
- a CDS encoding AAA family ATPase has protein sequence MSMQYLIDKGTEYAHKAVAADKSGDYETAIKYYKVAIELFTKYLKLYPDTAMSDFYKELVEKYKERINMLSRALDKMQKIGGETKTNDSDADFEILTPDRRGNKKKFDDLVDLEEVKKALKKAVIYPVRTPELYPLGWPKGILLFGPPGCGKTEISLALANEVNAVLINVSPATIMSKWLGDAEKNVKKVFDKAREFASGGTPVIIFIDEVDGLLQVYGNEIGGESRMRNQFLQEMDGLKEKENNRLPLFIIGATNKPWNLDIGFIRRFEKRIYVPQPNRDVRKQLFIHYISKLKEVYPVENVDYDKLADITEYYTPADIASIVKEVQNNVAEEINETILGKGDRKEKVERPISTDDIIKVVQTRKPSIDPTWLESYREWMERYGAL, from the coding sequence ATGAGCATGCAGTACTTAATAGATAAAGGCACGGAATACGCGCATAAAGCAGTAGCAGCTGATAAGAGCGGAGACTATGAGACGGCAATAAAGTACTATAAAGTCGCTATAGAACTGTTCACAAAATACTTAAAACTCTACCCGGATACCGCGATGAGCGATTTCTACAAAGAACTTGTCGAGAAATATAAGGAACGAATTAACATGCTTTCAAGAGCTCTCGACAAAATGCAGAAAATAGGTGGAGAAACGAAAACCAATGATAGTGACGCGGATTTCGAAATACTAACCCCGGATAGGAGAGGTAATAAGAAAAAATTCGACGACCTAGTAGACTTGGAAGAAGTTAAAAAAGCCTTGAAGAAGGCAGTTATCTACCCGGTTAGGACCCCTGAACTTTATCCTCTAGGGTGGCCAAAGGGAATATTACTCTTCGGCCCACCTGGTTGCGGGAAGACTGAGATCTCGCTGGCCTTGGCAAACGAAGTAAACGCGGTTCTGATTAACGTAAGCCCTGCTACAATTATGAGCAAGTGGTTGGGTGATGCTGAGAAAAACGTTAAGAAAGTCTTCGATAAAGCACGAGAATTCGCTTCCGGGGGGACACCTGTCATAATCTTCATAGATGAAGTAGACGGTTTGCTCCAAGTATACGGTAATGAAATCGGCGGGGAAAGCAGAATGAGAAACCAATTCCTTCAGGAGATGGATGGTTTGAAAGAGAAGGAGAACAATCGGTTGCCATTGTTTATAATTGGAGCGACCAATAAACCATGGAACTTGGATATAGGGTTTATAAGAAGATTCGAGAAGAGAATATATGTTCCTCAGCCTAATAGAGATGTGAGAAAGCAATTATTCATTCACTACATTAGTAAATTGAAGGAGGTATATCCAGTTGAAAACGTCGACTATGATAAACTCGCCGATATCACGGAGTACTACACGCCTGCCGACATAGCTAGTATAGTTAAGGAAGTTCAGAACAATGTAGCTGAAGAGATCAATGAAACCATCCTCGGGAAAGGAGATAGAAAGGAAAAGGTTGAGAGACCAATATCTACGGATGACATTATAAAGGTGGTTCAAACGAGAAAACCAAGCATAGATCCCACATGGTTGGAATCCTATCGAGAATGGATGGAGAGGTACGGCGCACTCTGA
- a CDS encoding DNA-directed RNA polymerase subunit K, giving the protein MSVDVQKIYSQVFASRLTRFELARVIGARALQLSLGAPPLIEVSELNIKDPVAVAIYELLKTSLPMSIRRRIEYGKYELVPVSRLLTPDVRKYLSTIIETWSISSRS; this is encoded by the coding sequence ATGAGCGTAGATGTTCAGAAGATATATTCACAGGTGTTTGCCTCACGGCTTACGAGATTTGAGCTTGCTAGAGTAATCGGAGCTAGGGCCCTCCAGCTGTCGCTTGGTGCTCCCCCTCTCATAGAGGTTAGCGAGTTGAATATTAAAGATCCCGTTGCCGTAGCCATATACGAGTTGTTAAAAACAAGCTTACCTATGTCTATTCGTAGGAGGATTGAATATGGAAAATACGAGCTCGTACCAGTCAGCAGACTCCTCACGCCTGATGTTAGAAAGTATTTATCAACAATTATCGAGACGTGGAGTATCAGTAGTAGGTCTTAG
- a CDS encoding DNA topoisomerase I, with protein sequence MYTRYNRIPRNEVFQKTGDISLWELKGKVLVIAEKPKAARKIAEALSSRYSVKRINDIPYFEIQNGLLQVLVASSVGHLYGLVTREEGYPVYSYEWAPLYAVEKGKSYVYKYLDVLRKLCSNADYFVNACDYDIEGSVIGFLIIKFNGDPSRALRAKFSSLTSMELRESFKKLSRLDYEMIEAGLCRHELDWLWGINVSRALMKAVEGASRKKIILSAGRVQTPTLKYVADVEVNRNLFIPTPLYNIGVTIEKNGARLDLDLIGKAPETKKDAYLLAEKIRKEGFLIVKSYEEYRTNISPPPPFNLGDLQEEAARIYGFSPSKTQTIAEQLYLDALISYPRTNSQKLPPTLNYKEIFQKLSQIRNYASLISELFKETKGFLKPVEGSKEDPAHPAIYPTGVQPSQLTSEQWAIYDLIVRRFLAVFAGKAIVDHSIVKFTLPGESLMFQASGQRIENPGWYKYYPYHKPSVREIPRFVEGERVRVDDVTVKKSYTKPPQRISKIGMLRWMESVEIGTEATRATIIEKLFERKYLVNTSRGVVVTDLGLGIVETLESFFPELVKVELTRHFEKLMNDIRKGVVSREAVIKEARQTLGELIRKFDENKARVGEILASRLGFTTPSNKCKICNREAYQDNLCKYHYRAKEVIETVYQEWRIKEEASFSEYLERIRRLKSTGKWVLDVIEFERNLAGQ encoded by the coding sequence TTGTATACTCGCTACAACAGGATTCCTCGGAATGAGGTTTTTCAGAAAACAGGAGATATTAGCCTTTGGGAGCTAAAGGGCAAGGTTTTAGTTATCGCTGAAAAACCCAAGGCAGCTAGAAAGATTGCTGAGGCCTTGAGCTCAAGGTACTCGGTTAAGAGAATTAACGATATTCCCTACTTCGAGATTCAAAATGGATTACTCCAGGTGTTGGTGGCTAGTTCTGTCGGTCACTTATATGGTTTAGTGACGAGAGAGGAGGGTTACCCAGTCTATTCGTATGAGTGGGCTCCCCTGTACGCCGTTGAGAAAGGAAAAAGTTACGTATACAAGTACTTGGATGTTCTACGAAAACTTTGCAGCAATGCTGATTACTTCGTAAATGCCTGCGACTATGATATAGAAGGAAGCGTGATAGGATTTTTGATCATAAAGTTCAATGGAGATCCCAGTAGAGCCTTAAGAGCCAAATTCTCAAGCCTCACCTCTATGGAGCTGAGAGAATCCTTCAAGAAATTATCTAGACTAGATTATGAAATGATCGAAGCGGGTCTTTGTAGACACGAGCTGGATTGGCTGTGGGGAATAAATGTTAGTAGAGCCTTGATGAAGGCCGTTGAAGGAGCATCGCGTAAGAAAATCATTCTCAGCGCTGGGCGGGTTCAAACGCCAACTTTAAAATACGTAGCTGATGTCGAAGTAAATAGAAATTTATTCATACCAACACCCCTGTACAACATAGGGGTAACCATTGAAAAAAATGGAGCTAGATTAGATTTAGACCTAATTGGCAAGGCTCCTGAAACAAAGAAGGATGCTTATCTACTGGCTGAGAAGATAAGAAAAGAGGGCTTCTTAATAGTTAAGTCTTACGAAGAGTATAGGACTAATATATCTCCTCCCCCGCCCTTCAATCTCGGGGACCTACAGGAGGAAGCTGCTAGAATATATGGCTTTAGCCCTTCTAAAACACAAACGATTGCAGAACAACTCTACCTTGACGCATTAATAAGTTATCCGAGAACAAACAGTCAAAAACTGCCTCCAACCCTAAACTATAAGGAGATCTTCCAGAAACTATCACAAATAAGAAACTATGCTTCCTTAATATCTGAACTCTTCAAGGAGACAAAGGGTTTTTTAAAACCAGTGGAAGGTAGCAAGGAAGACCCAGCTCATCCTGCCATATATCCGACAGGCGTGCAACCATCTCAGCTCACCAGCGAACAATGGGCCATATACGATTTAATTGTTAGAAGATTCCTAGCAGTATTCGCAGGCAAGGCCATAGTTGATCATTCGATTGTAAAATTTACTTTACCTGGAGAAAGTTTGATGTTCCAAGCAAGTGGTCAAAGAATTGAGAACCCTGGATGGTACAAGTATTACCCGTATCATAAGCCCAGCGTGAGGGAGATACCGAGATTTGTTGAAGGAGAAAGGGTCAGGGTTGACGATGTTACTGTTAAAAAATCTTACACTAAGCCTCCACAGAGAATAAGCAAGATCGGTATGTTGAGGTGGATGGAGAGTGTTGAGATAGGGACAGAGGCCACGAGGGCTACGATAATTGAAAAACTATTCGAGAGAAAATACTTGGTTAACACGAGTCGAGGTGTTGTTGTAACAGATTTGGGACTGGGAATCGTCGAAACCCTTGAATCATTCTTTCCCGAACTGGTCAAGGTGGAATTGACAAGGCATTTTGAAAAACTAATGAACGATATAAGGAAGGGTGTAGTTAGTAGAGAGGCTGTAATAAAAGAAGCTAGACAAACTCTCGGAGAGTTGATCAGGAAGTTTGACGAGAATAAGGCTAGAGTGGGTGAAATACTAGCTTCGAGGCTGGGTTTTACAACGCCTTCTAATAAGTGTAAAATATGTAATAGAGAAGCCTACCAGGATAATTTATGCAAATACCATTATAGAGCCAAAGAAGTAATTGAAACAGTTTATCAAGAGTGGAGAATTAAAGAGGAAGCCTCCTTTTCCGAGTACCTAGAGAGGATTAGAAGGCTTAAGTCGACTGGCAAATGGGTATTGGATGTAATAGAGTTCGAGCGTAATCTAGCTGGTCAATGA
- a CDS encoding site-2 protease family protein codes for MLESIYQQLSRRGVSVVGLSEYQSVYGKVYDFYIDRPLDKDSFRLLYRFFVENYRYMITQLKSDTPILRFLPIPSKTIPFKRFLTMLTVITVGLTGYGLASGFLDIASKLGLSTGLDVYLTTLLYTLLFLAALGFHEFGHMVSSKREGVLIEGPIFIPAPPIQLGFIGTFGALIMMKTIPPSRRDLARLGISGPLFGVVAGALIGIVGVFNSISIPLEDATKLAEAGEIGSIPITTLGLELLLRLRPLESEVLLIHPLLFITYIIFIVTFLNLLPIGQLDGGHVLRSLLSPRAHEKLGNIVIVSLASIGVFLILANYSAGFYYLMLSLVVLLLKRFVAKGQHPGSADHYDNERPWFYLIPYIAMLIIVTPIPIG; via the coding sequence ATGTTAGAAAGTATTTATCAACAATTATCGAGACGTGGAGTATCAGTAGTAGGTCTTAGCGAGTATCAGAGTGTTTATGGAAAAGTATACGACTTCTACATTGACCGACCACTCGATAAGGATAGTTTCCGGTTATTGTATAGGTTTTTCGTTGAAAACTATCGTTACATGATCACTCAGTTGAAAAGCGATACTCCAATTCTGCGGTTCCTGCCCATTCCAAGTAAAACTATCCCGTTTAAACGATTTTTAACCATGTTGACCGTGATAACTGTTGGCTTGACAGGGTATGGGTTAGCAAGCGGCTTCCTGGATATTGCTTCGAAACTGGGTTTATCAACGGGCTTAGACGTTTATCTAACAACCCTCTTATACACTCTTCTATTCCTCGCCGCACTGGGATTTCACGAGTTCGGACATATGGTATCTAGTAAGAGAGAAGGGGTTCTGATAGAAGGACCAATATTCATTCCAGCTCCTCCAATACAACTGGGTTTCATAGGAACTTTTGGAGCTTTAATAATGATGAAAACTATTCCGCCATCCAGAAGGGATCTCGCGAGACTTGGAATTTCAGGACCATTATTCGGAGTGGTGGCTGGAGCATTGATAGGGATCGTGGGAGTTTTCAACTCAATATCTATTCCATTAGAGGATGCGACAAAATTGGCGGAGGCAGGAGAGATTGGTTCGATCCCTATAACAACGCTGGGACTGGAGCTGTTGTTGAGGCTGAGACCTTTGGAGAGTGAAGTATTGTTGATTCACCCACTACTATTTATCACTTACATAATATTCATTGTCACATTCCTCAATCTCCTTCCAATTGGTCAACTCGACGGGGGACATGTATTGAGGAGCTTGTTATCGCCGCGAGCTCATGAGAAACTGGGAAACATAGTTATTGTCTCACTAGCGTCAATTGGAGTTTTTCTTATACTAGCGAACTATTCTGCCGGGTTCTACTACTTAATGCTATCTCTTGTGGTACTACTCTTGAAAAGGTTTGTGGCTAAAGGACAACATCCAGGGAGCGCTGACCATTACGACAATGAAAGGCCGTGGTTTTACTTAATTCCTTATATCGCTATGCTAATTATTGTAACGCCCATACCAATAGGGTGA